One window of the Candidatus Kaelpia imicola genome contains the following:
- the lpxC gene encoding UDP-3-O-acyl-N-acetylglucosamine deacetylase, with the protein MEHQHTISKDAAISGVGLHTDERVNLKIKPGEVDSGITFRRIDIESSPLIPAHISHVLDLTLSLRRTSIGIDNIEIHTIEHLMASLAACKIDNVLVEIDGVEVPGLDGSALPFIEKIKNAGIVKQNATRKTYRLKEPILVEDGEASLMAFPSNNLNISYLLNYDHPQLKTQYIRHVLDEGTFKDEIAPSRTFCLEEEAEKLTEMGLGKGANYDNTLVVTDSGVIENQYRIEDEPARHKVLDLIGDLYLVGCKLEANIVGIKSGHPLNIRMVRRIEQQIKRFQQAGIHRGGLKEFELPLGVEEIKQILPHRDPFLFIDSIIEIEEGKRAVGIKKLALDEYFFKGHFPGRPVMPGVLIVEAMAQVSGVLMLIQKQHRGKLAFFMGVDKVRFRRPVLPGDQLYLEAEVGRLRTKTGEMHARALVNGKVAAEASLLFALIEK; encoded by the coding sequence GTGGAACATCAGCATACTATTTCAAAAGATGCAGCTATCTCGGGGGTAGGTCTTCATACAGATGAGAGAGTTAATTTAAAGATTAAGCCTGGAGAGGTTGATAGCGGAATAACTTTTAGAAGAATAGATATAGAGAGTTCTCCTCTTATACCTGCTCACATCTCGCATGTTCTAGATTTGACTTTAAGTCTTAGGCGTACGTCTATTGGCATTGATAATATAGAGATTCATACAATAGAACATCTTATGGCTTCTTTGGCAGCCTGTAAGATAGATAATGTCTTAGTTGAGATAGATGGTGTTGAGGTTCCAGGTTTAGACGGAAGTGCTCTGCCTTTTATTGAAAAGATAAAAAATGCAGGCATAGTTAAGCAGAATGCAACAAGGAAGACTTATCGACTTAAAGAACCTATTTTAGTTGAAGATGGAGAAGCCTCCCTGATGGCTTTTCCCAGCAATAACTTAAATATCTCTTACCTTCTGAATTATGATCATCCTCAGCTTAAAACCCAATATATAAGACATGTTTTAGATGAGGGAACATTTAAAGATGAGATTGCTCCCAGCAGAACATTCTGTTTAGAGGAAGAGGCTGAAAAATTAACGGAGATGGGCTTAGGTAAGGGTGCTAATTATGACAATACGCTAGTTGTAACTGATTCAGGTGTTATAGAAAATCAATATAGAATAGAAGATGAGCCTGCAAGGCATAAGGTTCTAGATTTAATAGGCGATCTTTATCTCGTAGGTTGTAAGTTGGAGGCTAATATAGTAGGAATAAAGAGCGGCCATCCTTTAAATATAAGGATGGTTAGAAGAATAGAACAGCAGATCAAAAGGTTTCAGCAAGCCGGGATACATAGGGGCGGATTAAAAGAGTTTGAGCTACCTTTGGGGGTGGAAGAGATAAAGCAGATACTTCCTCATAGAGATCCTTTTCTTTTTATAGATAGTATCATAGAGATAGAAGAGGGCAAGCGTGCTGTGGGGATTAAAAAGTTGGCTTTAGACGAGTACTTCTTTAAGGGTCATTTCCCAGGGCGGCCGGTTATGCCGGGAGTGTTAATAGTTGAGGCGATGGCTCAGGTTTCAGGTGTATTGATGTTAATCCAAAAGCAACATAGAGGAAAACTTGCTTTCTTTATGGGTGTTGATAAGGTTAGATTTAGAAGGCCGGTTCTTCCTGGAGATCAATTGTATCTTGAAGCTGAAGTTGGTCGATTAAGGAC